In Bosea sp. (in: a-proteobacteria), one DNA window encodes the following:
- a CDS encoding IS5 family transposase (programmed frameshift) — MTDEEWAFFAPFLLESGAQGGRPPSDHRRVLDAVLWVTRTGSPWRDLPDELGKWNSVHRQYRRWTEAGVWDVMLSALAESEASDNTMQMIDSTIVRAHQHAAGGKGGIQRNGIGRSRGGLTTKVHTRANAEGLAVGFRLTPGQASDMTAYGDLMDEDAPDPVAMLADKGYDSDAIRDDLEGRGIEPVIPTKTNRRVQRPVCRKTYAHRNRIERFFNKIKHSRRVATRYDKLASSFLGFVQLATIRIWIRFVHTT; from the exons ATGACGGACGAGGAATGGGCGTTCTTCGCGCCTTTTCTGCTTGAGAGCGGCGCACAGGGCGGCCGCCCTCCCAGCGATCATCGCAGGGTGCTCGACGCGGTCCTTTGGGTCACGCGCACCGGCTCGCCCTGGCGCGATCTGCCCGACGAACTGGGCAAGTGGAATTCGGTCCACCGACAATATCGCCGCTGGACCGAGGCGGGCGTCTGGGACGTGATGTTGAGCGCCTTGGCCGAAAGCGAAGCCTCTGACAACACAATGCAGATGATCGATTCCACCATCGTCCGGGCGCACCAGCACGCTGCCGGAG GGAAGGGGGGGATTCAGAGAAACGGTATTGGCCGTTCGCGCGGTGGGCTCACGACCAAAGTTCATACCAGAGCGAATGCGGAGGGTCTTGCGGTCGGCTTCCGCCTGACGCCCGGCCAGGCCTCGGACATGACAGCCTATGGCGACCTCATGGACGAGGACGCACCCGATCCCGTCGCCATGCTCGCCGACAAAGGCTATGACAGCGACGCCATTCGGGACGACCTTGAAGGCCGCGGCATCGAGCCTGTCATCCCGACCAAAACGAACCGTAGGGTCCAGCGCCCCGTCTGCCGGAAGACCTACGCCCACCGCAACCGCATCGAGCGCTTCTTCAACAAGATCAAGCACTCACGCCGCGTTGCGACGCGCTACGACAAGCTCGCGTCCAGCTTCCTCGGCTTCGTCCAACTTGCGACGATCCGCATCTGGATCAGGTTCGTCCACACGACCTAG
- a CDS encoding IS110 family transposase, translated as MTITTIGLDLAKSVFQAHGIDENGATALVRKLHRKQMLPFFSKLPPCLIGVEACGTAHHWARTLSAMGHEVRLIPPSYVKAFVKRGKSDALDAEAICEAVQRRTMQFVPVKTVDQQGILMTHRARSLLVRQRTQAANALRSHLAELGLVANPGVANLARLAEQALSDRDALPSFARAALEIMLRQIVALGQEIAELDRQIASWHVESEASRRLAAIPGLGVITATAVAATVTDPDQFRSGRQFAAWLGLTPQQQSTGGKTRLGGISKQGDRYLRRLLVVGATAVIRHTKDKPTPMAAWIRKLLEKKPFRLVSIALANKLARIAWVLMTRKESYRPQQHAA; from the coding sequence ATGACGATCACGACGATTGGACTGGACCTGGCGAAGAGCGTCTTTCAGGCGCATGGGATTGATGAGAACGGCGCGACGGCATTGGTCAGGAAGCTGCATCGCAAGCAGATGCTGCCGTTCTTCTCAAAGCTTCCGCCCTGCCTGATCGGCGTGGAGGCATGCGGAACGGCGCACCATTGGGCGCGAACGCTCTCGGCGATGGGACATGAGGTTCGCCTGATCCCGCCGTCCTACGTCAAGGCCTTCGTCAAGCGCGGCAAAAGCGACGCCCTCGACGCAGAGGCGATCTGCGAAGCGGTCCAGCGGCGGACAATGCAGTTCGTACCGGTGAAGACGGTCGACCAGCAGGGCATCCTCATGACCCATCGCGCCCGCTCGTTGCTTGTTCGCCAGCGCACGCAAGCCGCCAACGCCTTGCGATCGCATCTGGCCGAGCTGGGGCTTGTCGCCAATCCCGGCGTCGCCAATTTGGCGAGGCTCGCCGAGCAGGCGCTCTCGGACAGGGACGCGCTTCCTTCCTTCGCCCGCGCAGCGCTGGAGATCATGCTTCGCCAGATCGTGGCCCTCGGCCAGGAGATCGCGGAACTCGATCGGCAGATCGCCTCCTGGCATGTCGAGAGCGAAGCAAGCCGCAGGCTCGCCGCTATTCCGGGCCTTGGTGTGATCACGGCGACCGCGGTCGCCGCCACCGTCACCGATCCCGATCAGTTCCGCTCCGGCCGGCAGTTTGCCGCGTGGCTGGGCCTGACGCCACAGCAGCAGTCGACCGGCGGCAAGACCAGGCTGGGCGGAATCTCGAAGCAGGGAGACCGCTACCTCCGTCGATTGCTCGTCGTCGGCGCCACCGCCGTCATCCGGCACACGAAGGACAAGCCGACGCCCATGGCCGCCTGGATCAGGAAGCTCTTGGAGAAGAAGCCTTTCAGGCTCGTCTCGATCGCGCTCGCCAA